Proteins encoded within one genomic window of Triticum aestivum cultivar Chinese Spring chromosome 2D, IWGSC CS RefSeq v2.1, whole genome shotgun sequence:
- the LOC123051227 gene encoding WD repeat-containing protein 25: MDLLSAAYGATSDDDADAAPAPSWPATALPSAAPPPPKRPRWESPPYPGYPPPPPLPASRPAPPQAAPPPLAGRRYVSKRERALLAASQPPVGSAAPLPPPEFDSPVVGSFADSNVRADILHYLRCQPKPGSNNSSPFKLSVSLMGHTKAVNCVDWSPSHGHLLASAGMDHTVRVWNVWNRGDTTARVLKHHTAAVKDVKWSHHRPFLLSGGFDCSSRLVDAEEGKEIRVFKEDQPVEVVKFNPSNSNLFLSGGSKGSLRLWDIRTGLATKEFNRSLGTILDLEFSADGKQFISSTDTTRSNVSENTIIVWDTLREVPLSNQVYTEAFTCPCVRYHPYEASFVAQSNGNYIAIFSARPPFKLNRYRRFEGHGVWGFPIKCSFSLSGRELASGSSDGCIYFYDYKSSRFLRKIEAFKEACTCVAYHPVLPNVIAACGWTGEISVFE, from the exons ATGGATCTCCTCTCCGCCGCGTACGGCGCCACCTCcgacgacgacgccgacgccgccccggctcCCAGCTGGCCCGCCACGGCCCTCCCCTCGGCCGCCCCGCCTCCCCCGAAGCGGCCGCGGTGGGAGTCTCCCCCGTACCCTGGGTAcccaccacctcctcccctccccgcCTCGCGACCGGCCCCaccccaagccgcgccgccgccgctggctGGCAGAAGGTACGTCTCCAAGAGGGAACGCGCCCTCCTGGCGGCATCCCAGCCTCCCGTGGGCTCCGCGGCACCGCTTCCTCCGCCGGAGTTCGACTCCCCAG TTGTTGGATCTTTTGCTGATTCAAATGTTCGAGCTGATATTTTGCATTATTTACGGTGCCAACCAAAGCCTGGATCCAACAACAGTTCACCTTTCAAGCTCTCAGTGTCTTTGATGGGTCACACTAAAGCAGTCAATTGTGTGGATTGGTCACCGAGCCATG GACATCTTCTTGCTTCTGCTGGAATGGATCATACAGTCCGCGTATGGAACGTTTGGAACAGAGGGGATACTACTGCTCGAGTTTTAAAACATCATACTGCTGCTGTAAAGGATGTGAAGTGGTCCCATCATCGGCCCTTCTTACTTTCTGGCGGGTTTGATTGTTCCTCACGACTAGTTGACGCTGAGGAGGGAAAAGAAATCAGGGTATTCAAGGAGGATCAACCAGTGGAGGTCGTCAAGTTCAATCCAAGCAACTCAAATCTCTTCCTGTCTGGTGGGTCCAAGGGTTCTCTTAGACTCTGGGATATTCGAACTGGCTTAGCAACTAAAGAGTTCAACAGAAGTCTTGGCACCATCCTTGATCTTGAATTCAGTGCTGATGGGAAGCAGTTTATCTCTTCAACTGACACAACCAGAAGCAATGTTAGTGAGAACACTATAATAGTATGGGATACATTACGAGAAGTTCCTCTATCTAACCAG GTTTATACAGAAGCATTCACCTGTCCCTGTGTGAGATACCACCCATACGAAGCTTCTTTTGTCGCGCAATCCAACGGCAACTACATTGCGATTTTCTCAGCAAGGCCGCCATTCAAGCTAAACAGGTATAGGCGGTTTGAAGGACATGGAGTGTGGGGCTTCCCGATAAAGTGCAGTTTTTCCTTGAGCGGGAGGGAACTTGCGTCCGGTTCATCCGATGGCTGCATCTATTTCTATGACTATAAATCCTCAAGGTTTCTGAGGAAGATTGAAGCCTTCAAAGAAGCGTGCACTTGTGTTGCATACCACCCTGTACTCCCTAATGTGATCGCTGCATGTGGCTGGACTGGTGAAATATCTGTTTTCGAATGA
- the LOC123048449 gene encoding L10-interacting MYB domain-containing protein-like, with the protein MTEKAVWDDAHLKKLIEILREEVEKGNRPLGYLNKRGWENVLEKWEARTGKKYPKDKFKNKWDAIKNEYTWFMELKNEATGLGWDDAKRTVDCSKEWWDEHIKRCQESTGKKCNHMKFKKQGPKHLEDLHIIFDKVHVTGASASCAGDISSDESSDDNAVPFEKPDGSAEMKLASSKKPKPSKKRKQPSNANEEKEEKSPFLRLYKQTCEKIESGVEKITSSVEASSAPLTNHVPTISEVMKMVKECGVKEKTALMHTTLTLIVKPEFREIFNVLETKEGRFDFLEREHEKEMLKHV; encoded by the exons ATGACTGAGAAGGCGGTGTGGGATGATGCCCATCTCAAGAAACTCATTGAAATATTGAGAGAAGAGGTTGAAAAGGGGAATAGGCCATTAGGTTATTTAAACAAGAGGGGTTGGGAAAACGTTTTGGAGAAATGGGAAGCTAGAACGGGAAAGAAGTATCCCAAGGATAAATTCAAAAACAAGTGGGATGCCATAAAAAATGAGTACACTTGGTTCATGGAGTTGAAAAATGAAGCAACTGGGCTTGGATGGGATGATGCGAAGAGAACCGTTGATTGCTCTAAAGAATGGTGGGATGAACATATCAAG AGATGCCAAGAGAGTACAGGAAAGAAATGCAATCATATGAAGTTCAAAAAACAGGGACCAAAGCaccttgaagatttgcacatcaTATTTGACAAAGTACATGTTACTGGGGCTAGTGCTTCTTGTGCTGGAGATATATCTTCTGATGAATCAAGTGATGATAATGCGGTTCCTTTCGAGAAGCCCGATGGTAGTGCTGAAATGAAGTTGGCATCTTCGAAGaaaccaaaaccaagcaagaagcgCAAGCAACCTTCTAACGCaaatgaggagaaggaagagaagaGTCCATTCTTACGATTGTACAAGCAGACATGCGAGAAAATAGAAAGTGGAGTGGAGAAGATAACTTCAAGTGTTGAAGCATCATCCGCTCCTCTCACAAACCATGTTCCCACCATTTCAGAAGTAATGAAGATGGTCAAAGAATGTGGTGTGAAGGAAAAAACTGCTCTCATGCACACAACCCTCACTCTTATAGTGAAGCCCGAGTTTAGGGAAATCTTCAATGTTCTTGAAACAAAAGAAGGGAGGTTTGATTTTTTGGAGAGGGAGCATGAGAAGGAGATGTTGAAGCACGTGTAG